The window ACACCCGGGAGGCCTTGGGGAGCGGTCCACTCCGCCTACACAGCCACGCGGCGGGGACACTCACCCACTCTCTGCTCCTCCGGGTAAGCCCCGTAGTCCGAGACCTCCCTGCGGCCCGGGGTGTAGTCCTGCCGGCCCGAGAGCTGCAGCCTCTTGGACTCCCCCGAGTGGTACTTCCTGAGCTCCTGGACGATCTCCACGATGAGCTGCAGCAGCGTCTGCCTGTCCGCGGCCTCCCGGGTCTCCGCGACCCCCCGGCCGGGCCCCGCCGCCCCCAGCACgagcagcagccccaggaggaGGGGGCGCCCTGGTCCGCGCATCCTGCGCTCGGCCAGGCTGGGCGGATCCGACGCTCTCCCGGAGCccggctcactgcagggacagggGTGCGGGGAGACCCGGACAGCCAGTCGGCGTGGGGAGCGGGGAGGGCGGGAGAGGCCACTCCCCTCGGTCCGCGCGCCCCGGCCCTGCGGACCCAGAGGATGCCCGCCAACCCAGTGGAGGGACGCGCCGCGCCGTCCCAGGCCTGGAGGGCGGGCGAGGGCCCGGCAGCGACAGGCTGGGCCGCGGTCTCCACGAGGACTCGCCCTCCCCGAGGTTCCACGCGCTGATGCTGAGAGTAAGCCTTGGGTGCGCCCGCCCTCCGCGCGCGGGCGGCACGGGCCCTGGCCGCCTTGCGCCCGCgtcccgcccccgccgccggcctccgaactttcctggaaatggcGCATCGCCGGCGCCCCGCGGCTCAACGCGTTGCCACAACTTTCCGTCCCCTTTACACGCCGAgcggggcggcggcggccgctCGGAGGGTCGGGCCCACACCCATCTCCCTCGGGGAGCGGCCGCGCTCAAGTTTCCAGCAGCGCCTTTGTGTGGCGGTCGCCCCCTCCCCCCGCTGTCCCCGATCCCCACCGAGGAGCTCCCGCGCCGGGACCCTCACCCCGGCCGCCCGCTGGGCCAGGTTCTGGAAAACCCTTGGCTCCCGGGGAAGGGGCCCGGCCCACACCTGCCCGGCGCCGCCCGCGGGGCCACCTGCGCGCAGGAGCCTGGCCGGGTTACCTGTCCCCGCGCCCCGGAGCCGCGGGCGTCCTCTGGCGTCTGTCCCGGCGTCTGTCCGCGCGCCCCAGAGCCGCGCGCCCCGCTCGCTACTCCATGCCCGGCGGCGCCCGGGCCGGCGGAGCGCACTGGACGCGCGGGGAAGGGGACGCGGTGCCTCGGCAGCTCCGAGCTGGGAACCCGCGCTTGCCTGGGGTGCGCACCGGCAGAGTCCGGCCTCGGACCTCGGGGCGCCTCTTATCCCCGCAGCCGCCGACGTCAGGCGGGTCCCCGAGGGCCCGGCGCGGGGCTTTAATTAGAAGCCGCTGAAGTGTTCGTATCCCCGCGCGGATCTTCGTCagacacccccccgccccccgccaacaACTCCTCCCATGTCTCCGTATCCCGtctgtctcccctctccccaccccctccagctcCCCCTCCGAGTCTCCCCCGtctcctcccccacttcccccctccagcccccctcccgcatcccccccacctcccccatttCCTCTCTGCTCCATCTCTACCCGCCCTGTCGgtctccctcccctgtcccctcccctcccacctcccccatttcccctctcctgcctcttcccccttcatcccatctccctcctcctcccctttgtCCCTCCCATTAACCCCCCCTTCTCTCCTTCAGTCTATTTCCCTCCGTTCCTGTCACTTGTGACAGGATGAGAAGAAACGCCTTTACCAGGAACTCGGATCTGTTTTTGTCTAAATGTAGATCTTGGGCTATTAAAAAAGGAGCTGCCTGATTGCCTCGGCATTTAATAAGTCAACTGGAGTCTGTGCGTTTTGGGGGGACCTGCCGGCGAGGCTGGGGACCACTCTGGGGCCGAGGTCCGCTTTGCCCGAGGCTGGTCCTGGGCGGGCAGCccggagggcaggggctgggttaGGGCTGGGCACCTCGGGGCAGAGCTGCCAGGCAGGACACCGGCAGcacccctcccccgccaccccccccccAGCCCGCGGACCCACGCACGAGGACAGCGCTCTGGACCGTCAGCGCCCACCCGCTCCCCGGGTTCTCTCGCTCCCTTTCCCCGGAAACGCCCGCGGGAGCGCTCCCGGGTCACCTCCCTCCAGGCCCGACTCTTTCAGAAAGTTTTGGTTCTTTGGATGTAGGCAGGCACATTTGTGAGAGTTCAACAAtttatctcctttaattttttttttcttgtaaaatgtaTTATCAATCAATTGCGCACTTTCCCATTTTATTGGCGCTTTCTGGGCAGGCGCTGGACATCCTCCAAGTCGGCGATCTGACTGAGAAAGGTGTTCTCAGTTCAATACCCGAAAGGGAGCGTGGGGACCAGAATTAAAAGCCTCAGCCATTAGCCGGGCAGCGCACAGTGGGTGGATGGCACGGATGCCGAGGATGATGCGGGCGCGGCGCTGGCGGCCTCGACGCCCCAGGCAGGGCCCGCGCCGAGCCTCTGTCTCTccgtctctccctctcccacccttcccTCGGTCTGTTTCCTCAGGAAGACAGGAGTGTTTGGCAGAGTCAGGTGGGGTAAATAGAACAGAGACGAAAGATACAAAACTGTGAGCATCCAAGTCCAGCCCCTTCCACACACGCACCTTTTAAGGGTATGTGTTTAAAGGAGATGGTTTGATTTCTCAGGGAGGTTCCCCGCCCCCCACAAGCAATATGACTAAAATGTGAATGTTTCTGTCAAGATAGACTCTAGAAACAGTAAACATTCATATCAAGCTGCTCTTAAGCagataaaatgagatatttttccttttccctttcccctttctgtGTGTAAATGGAAGTTTAAGCTCCTCTTGGGAGAGCACCGCCTAGTGACAAGTCTTTCTCCGCCAGCACTCACCAGCGTCCCTCAGGCAGCCCGGGTACTGTCTGCGCCGGAACCTTTCCGGCATAATGGAAGCATGTGACGCTGCTATTGTCAAATATTTTGGTGTGAATCTGTTTTTGGAAAAACATCTTGCtgcagtgaaaaaagaaaagaaattagccCAATCACATATTATTTCAAATTTACAAATAATCTTTCTTTCTAAATACTATCTTACCATATCAAAAgctagatatttttttctaaaaaataccaGTAAGAACTATCTTCCACTGCCCCACCAAGCAAAGAAGTCTTGTTAGTAATCactattatcctttttatattttgcagTTTTTAACGGGACAGACACATGGATTCTTTGAATGACTCCTTCTACCACCCAATTATATATATGCCAACACTTCAGCCCAGCTTATTAGATCTTTAGATGTATAAACAACAGCGACAAAACTggtacttggggcttccctggtggcgcagtggttgagagtcagcctgccaatgcaggggacacgggttcatgccccggtctgggaagatcccacatgccgcggagcggctgggcccatgagccatggccgctgagcctgcacgtctggagcctgtgctccgcaacgggagaggccacaacagtgagaggcctgcgtaccgcaaacaaacaaacaaacaaacaaaaactggtaCTTGGTCAGTCTTTAGATTCATGAGATCTGGCATTTGAGGATCAGACAGTTCATGTGTTAGTTCATCCGTTTTTGCAAAGCTCTGTGCTGAAATGACTGTAAGTGCCTTCAGTTTGAGacttttttacagactttttcaaCTTTTTCAACTTTTCAAGTGCACGACTTTCAAGTTGTAGCTGCAAATCGCTTAGACTCTCCACTATCTTTTGTGCAAAATGGTGGTTGGACTGGATGGTTTCTGAAGTCTAAAGCTATATAATTCTATGATTGTTACCAACAAGGTTTAAAAACAGCATAATGCAAGTTTCCTACAAAAAGCTGAAGGTAATTCACTGAAATAATCATTATGAGTTTCACATCTGTTTTCAGGCAAGAAGAGGTGACATATTCATATTAAGTAATTTAATTCCCTCCTTTAGAAAGCGAATAACTTTCTACTATGAAGTGCCcaaaaaagataaatgagaaaattacACAACAAACTATATTCTAACATTATTGGTAAAAAAATAACTAATGGTGTATTTTTCTAGATTTGATTTAGTATTTTGAGAAAACTATATTGGATCATAGAAAGAAAACTAACCAAAGAGGGAAGAGCTGTGTTTAACTTACTTTTACTGTAGATCTATGTTGTCagatgaaaaagttttttttttttaaatttataaacacTGTAAAACTCCAGTGTTTCAACTACAATCAATTTACTCTTTCCCTCCCaaaaggaatatattttatttgagatGACAATTAACTGACTTCAAAGACTTCTAAAGTAGATATATATTAATGAACTATAAGTTTTAAGatggtaaaacaattatactccaataaagatgtttaaaaattttttttaaataaaatgagttgTTACATTTGTTCAACCATTATGTTGATCATTTAATAATCTAACTAAACTCTTATTAGAGAGAAAACAATTACCTTTCATAAAGGATAACATGTGCTATAAAGAAAtattgcttgggcttccctggtggcgcagtggttgggagtctgcctgccaatgcagggaatacgggttcgcgccctggtctgggaaaatcccacatgccgcggagtggctgggcccgtgagccacaattactgagcctgcgcgtctggagcctgtgctctgcaacaggagaggctgcgatagtgagaggcccttgcaccgcgatgaagagtggcccccgcttgccacaactagagaaagccctcgcacagaaacgaagacctaatacagccataaataaataaattaattaattttaaaaaagaagaaatattgctTAATGTTTAACTTTTATCAGCTCTGTTATTTTCACTATTAATATGATGTTAGTATGCTAGGAATGTCCTAGAAACTGTATAAAACATTTAGGAAGACAAGCTTTCTAACAGGACTGACCTTCTCAGTATAAATGTATCAATAATACATGTAACCCTTTATAAGTAACAACACTACCTCGTAGTGTATCTGGATTAACGAAATACAGCTTTCACCTAGTTCTTTCCCTCAGATATGAGAGGGAGCACACTACTCTAAGGATATGTAGCTCACCCACCCCCTTTTCACTCCTCGATACATGCTTCTGAATTTGCAGAACCACATTGCATGCTGGTCCAGAAACGATAGAGGCCGAAGGCTGTGTACAGGCTAGGGACACGCTGAGCATGACTGACTGACTCTTGCTTGGATTTTTGTCCCAGGGCCAAGCTGAAGAGTTCTCCTCAGAGGCAAAAGGCTTAAAGGGAGCGTGGACTTTACCTTGTTTCTTGGAACTGGTTCAGTTACAAAATCCAACTGGGGAAGATGTCTTGAGGCTTAGTGACACTTATCTGTCCTTTGAGGCTCCAGTCTGGCACTCTTTGATGGCAACAATGAGAGTAAATTGAAATGTACACACCCTGcatcaacacattaaaaaaaagaccctcCTATTTGTTTGGTAAAAAGCCCATCTCAAATTTACAAACAGTCAGATTTGCCCATGGGAATATCATACAAAGTATAGCCATGCTGAGGAACAATACGACATACCCACATCAAtatattttctggattttttttttctgcaggagATCAAATATCCTGATCAAAGGAGACACATGTACTGATTGGGGTCATGTAGGCACTTCCAATGTGCCAAAAAGGTGCCATATTCCAAAGATATTCCCAAACCAAGTAGTGCTTTTTAGGGTAAGATAACCCCTGTAACAAACAGTCCATACATTTTAGTGGCTTAatgcaataaaactttatttctctcAAGTCCTGGTCTAATATGTGGAGGGGAGTGGTCTCTTCCTGCTGTCACTCAGGCTCTGTCTTTCTTGGGATCTGAAGTCACCACTCGGTTCTCTGCATCTGGCCTGGGAGAAGTGGTGGAGCAGGCCAGGAGCTGGAACATGGCACTCCTGCCCAGTTCCCGTGGTCAGGACCCCGCCAAACACTCAGCTTGTCCTCTCGCAAGGGGTGGGTTCAGATCAATGTGAGTAGGAGGGTCAGGCTCTCttcagaaaactaatacatgttatgttttctttcccttaagCAATTCAGGAAGAAACAACTCTTAACCCCTAGTCAAGGGTCTGGGGCCCTAGCCCCTCTTGTGGACAGCGGGACAGGGCGGAGTGTGTGCCAGCAGCCAGCCCTGTGCAGCCAAGTGCCAGGCTCGGGGCAGACAGGCAGGACTGCAAGGCTCGCTGGCCTCCCTGAAGGGGAACCCCAGTCTCAAGATCTGTGCTTCGGCCATGCGGAACTGTTCGTAAATTCTTGCCCCCTGGACCTTCACCCAAACAGCTCTTTTTGTCTAGAACCACATCCTTCTGCTCCTGGCTTTCACTGAATAACTCATCCTTACTCCCAACTCAGACACCAGATCCTCTGGGAacaccctgcccccacctccctgaGGCTTGCATCCTTGCTTCTTCCTATCACGGCACCAACCTCACTCACTCCACTTAGTTTCCGAGATATCCTGCATTACTTTTCTGTATCTTCCATTAGACGATCATATTTTGGCAGCCAGGAGCTATTTTATATCGCCAGTGCTTAGTATCACACAGGGAACATTGTGCACGCAAAGTAAAATTTTCGAAAAGACAAAGATATTaccttatgtatttttttctgacagATGCTCATAAAACATCACTTAAATACTTATCAGGCATCTGTTCTATGAAAACCAGTGTTGTAGAATTACAAAGACGACTTGAACATAGACCATCTCTTTAGAAAGTATCTGATCATACATTAAAGTCATGACCAATATACTGTTAATAAGAAAAGATGATAGCCATTTGAAGCTATCTCATAAGACTTTGTAGGCAAAGTGATATTTGAAATGCACTTGAATGATGGGGTGTTGTCTTGTTGGGATGAGCGATGTGCATATACAAGTCCAAGGTGGGAGCACAGAGCCATGGGAGTCTGGACCGTAAGAAAGTAGGTGGGAACAGCTCTGCTGACTAAAAAGCCAAGGAGGGTGGAGGAGAACACGGGCTCAGGTCTGATTTCCACTCCCCAGTGTGTGAACCTGGGTGAGATTCCCCTTTGAACCCCGTTTCTTCATGTCTAAAACGGACATGACAAGAATCTGTTACTGCAGGAGTTTTGTGAGTATTAAAACAAGATAATGTATGTTAACCTTTTAGTACAgtgtctaaattttttttaaatgataaaaaatgtCTAAGTCTTTCTTAGTGTGTACTGTCCTAAAAGTCTGTTTTTCGATATTTCATCATCTCTTACAATATGCCGTAAAAGAGAGCATCATCGAAATCCTACAGAGTGTCTGGGGCAGCAGCATTTTGTGACTTGTTCACAGCTGCATGGAAAATCTATAGTTAGAAAGTGGACTGAAATATCCTGAAGTATTAACTGTCCATGTGACCAGCCAGCACTCAGACCACTGGGTGAGGGCTACTGCTGAATCCGAGGCAGCACACAGTCTGCTCCTAAGTGAAGGTGATAGATATGTACAGTTGGCTAGAGATATGAATTGTTAAGAATGATCTATTTTTTGCTCACCTAACCCTTGCTTATAATCATGGGGACATTTGAACATGGCAGTACTGCTTTCTCTAATATTTTTGCCACTTTTATAATGCAATCCATTAGACAAAGAGGATCTGGTATACTCAGTACCCGTCACATACAGGCTGATTCCTGGTCCTGATAGAACTCAGTTTCAGTGACATCAAACAGAAACAGTTCTACACTTCTACCAAGGAAGGGTGAATTCATGCAGAGAAACTTGAACTCACACATTCAGCTGTGGCTGCTGTGAGCCGGTAGATGCACAGGATGCACAGGTGAGGATTTCTGCCTCTAAGACTTGGTGTTTGTTGGGGTGACGAGCGTGCCAGTTAGTGAGACCAGGGCGGCTGGAGTGCACGTGTCGGGCTGGAGCCAGGTGGTTTATGGAGGGAGGGGGATGAGGAGGGAGACGGTATCTCAGTGTAAAAGATCATCGCGTATTGGGAACATCTGAGGAGTTCCTCTCTGGAGCAGAGTGTAagggagaaatgaaaagagaagaggCCATTCTGAGCTCTGTGGACTCTCTCCTGTGATCTGTAATAAGTGACCATGGGTGCTCAGATTTGTATTTTACGTAGATAGCTCTGGAGGTGGATGTGGAGGATGGGCCCAGAGGGTTTGCCAGCAGCAGATGGACCAGTGAGGGGGCCTAACATTCActccctcactcccccctccctccaggcAGCTGCCGTCCTTCCACAGAGCCGTGGACCTTCTGTGCACGTCAAGCGCTGCACCAGGTCCCTGCCCAGTGCCATTCTTATGCCAGCTAATAGAAGACTGAATAAAAACTAGCAAGTTACAAAGAGTgcagaagaagggaagaaagaaatgctGAGAGAGAGATGGGATGACAAGGGGTAGAGGGGAACTTACATTTCACTAGGTGGCTGGAGAAGTCTCCTCTGAAGAGGTGTCATTTGAACTCAAATCTAAAGAATGGAAGTAGCCATTTTGCAGTAATagtgaaaaaaggaagaagcccagagagaggacatggagatgaggttggagaggagagaaagttgCCGCTGCCTGAGAGAACTGGCTCTTTTTCTTGAATGTTTCACCCTGAGATCAGCATTCCCAGTGAGGCAAGGTTCcatgtgtgcatttaaaaatacagtgaatggggcttccctggtggcgcagtggttgagagtccgcctgctgatgcaggggacacaggttcgtgccccggtccgggaagatcccacatgtggcggagcggctgggcccatgagctatggccgctaagcctgcatgtccagagcctgtgctccgcaatgggagaggccacaacagtgagaggcccgcgtaccgccaaaaaaacccaaaaaccaaaaaacaaacaaaaaaacaaacagtgaaaAGAAGAAACGTAAACTTTAGCTTCCATAAGgtaattcatccatccattcagcaaatactGGTCTTGTGCCCACCACGTGCTGACATAGTTCTCGGCAGATTTAGGAATACTGACCGCAGTGTGCAAAGTATGTTCTCAATACTTGGCTTAAGAGGTAATATTAGATTACTtagaaaaaataggcaaaataaaacaaatacaaaacaaaagtttaaataaaagccTTATCCTACCTTTATCCTACTCTGTGTGGGACAGAGGGCAGTCGCACACCTGACCGCTTTTTGCTGCTGGGCCTGTGGATGCAGCTCTTCTCCGAGGCAAGCCTGTGGCTGAGGACCTGTGCGCAGGTGGACAGCACTGGGTGTGGCCCGGTCCACCTGTGTGCCAGGTTCAGAGCTCTGCAAGGAGAGCACAAAACTAGAACCCCCGAGAAGGACTCCAGATCCCTCCAGCTCTGCGTTCTGGGGAACAGTTAGGAAGGCTCGGTGATGCCAAATTCAGGTTGTCCTCTGACTTCCTGATTTTGCTGCGTCATCCCTGAGGTTGTTTATAAATGTTGGAGTGATTCCTCACAGATGCCTTTGGACAGGTTT is drawn from Mesoplodon densirostris isolate mMesDen1 chromosome 14, mMesDen1 primary haplotype, whole genome shotgun sequence and contains these coding sequences:
- the ALKAL2 gene encoding ALK and LTK ligand 2; this encodes MRGPGRPLLLGLLLVLGAAGPGRGVAETREAADRQTLLQLIVEIVQELRKYHSGESKRLQLSGRQDYTPGRREVSDYGAYPEEQRVEIVPRDLRMKDKFLKHLTGPLYFSPKCSKHFHRLYHNTRDCTIPTYYKRCARLLTRLAVSPMCMEG